In Primulina eburnea isolate SZY01 chromosome 3, ASM2296580v1, whole genome shotgun sequence, one DNA window encodes the following:
- the LOC140825602 gene encoding auxin transporter-like protein 2, producing the protein MSSQKQAEEAIVSTFSETEHEDGGKEEEKVEDQPIFSAKNLLWHGGSAWDAWFSCASNQVAQVLLTLPYSFSQLGMLSGVVFQVFYGLMGSWTAYLISVLYIEYRSRKEKEGVSFKNHVIQWYEVLDGLLGPIGKAAGLAFNCTFLLFGSVIQLIACASNIYYINDHLDKRTWTYIFGACCATTVFIPSFHNYRIWSFIGLGMTTYTAWYLTIAALVHGQVEGVQHSGPKKLVLYFTGATNILYTFGGHAVTVEIMHAMWKPRKFKYIYLMATLYVFTLTLPSASCVYWAFGDQLLNHANAFALLPKSGWRDAAVILMLIHQFITFGFACTPLYFVWEKVIGMHDTRSICLRALVRLPVVVPIWFFAIIFPFFGPINSAVGALLVSFTVYIIPAVAHMITYMRADARKNAAEKPPFFLPSWAAMYALNFFVVIWVFIVGFGFGGWASVTNFARQVYTFGLFAKCYQCKPPTPVHQTPVPSHS; encoded by the exons ATGTCGTCCCAGAAGCAAGCAGAGGAAGCTATTGTCTCCACCTTTAGTGAGACTGAGCATGAAGACGGCGGCAAGGAGGAGGAGAAAGTGGAAGACCAGCCGATTTTCAGCGCCAAAAACTTACTCTGGCACGGTGGCTCCGCCTGGGATGCCTGGTTCAGTTGTGCTTCCAATCAA GTTGCGCAAGTGCTGCTGACGCTACCATACTCATTTTCTCAACTCGGAATGCTCTCTGGAGTTGTGTTTCAAGTGTTCTACGGCCTTATGGGCAGCTGGACTGCGTATCTTATCAGTGTTTTATACATTGAGTATCGAAGCAGAAAGGAAAAAGAAGGCGTCAGCTTCAAAAACCATGTCATTCAG TGGTACGAAGTGCTGGATGGATTACTTGGCCCGATCGGGAAAGCCGCGGGTTTAGCCTTCAACTGcacttttcttctgtttggatcCGTCATCCAACTCATAGCCTGTGCGAG CAACATATACTACATAAATGACCATCTGGATAAGAGGACATGGACTTATATCTTTGGAGCTTGTTGCGCCACCACTGTTTTCATTCCCTCCTTTCACAACTACCGAATTTGGTCCTTTATAGGACTTGGAATGACTACTTATACCGCTTGGTACTTGACTATTGCGGCCCTTGTACATGGCCAG GTTGAAGGTGTTCAGCACTCGGGTCCAAAGAAGCTAGTGCTGTACTTCACCGGAGCTACCAACATACTGTACACGTTCGGCGGTCATGCTGTCACAGT GGAAATCATGCATGCAATGTGGAAACCTCGGAAATTTAAGTATATATACTTAATGGCTACACTTTATGTTTTCACACTTACCTTACCATCGGCTTCCTGTGTCTATTGGGCCTTTGGTGATCAACTCCTCAATCACGCCAACGCATTCGCGCTGCTACCCAAGTCTGGTTGGCGCGACGCTGCAGTTATCCTTATGCTCATTCATCAG TTCATTACATTTGGATTCGCGTGTACGCCGCTTTACTTTGTGTGGGAGAAGGTGATTGGGATGCATGACACAAGGAGCATATGTTTAAGGGCACTTGTAAGATTGCCAGTAGTGGTACCAATATGGTTCTTCGCCATTATCTTCCCATTTTTTGGCCCAATTAACTCTGCAGTTGGCGCACTTTTAGTGAGTTTCACAGTCTACATTATCCCAGCTGTAGCACATATGATCACCTACATGAGAGCCGATGCTCGTAAG AATGCTGCAGAGAAGCCTCCGTTCTTCTTGCCGAGTTGGGCAGCCATGTATGCTTTGAATTTTTTTGTGGTAATTTGGGTATTTATAGTTGGATTTGGGTTTGGAGGATGGGCAAGCGTGACTAATTTTGCGAGACAAGTTTACACGTTTGGTCTCTTCGCCAAGTGTTATCAGTGCAAGCCACCGACACCGGTGCATCAAACTCCGGTGCCATCGCACTCTTGA
- the LOC140825600 gene encoding uncharacterized protein — translation MNAKRNRKYKKPHTPPNVCSLFLEEVIGLTVKNGNGLASSVSSSKFAYVAGCVVVLYDLDSGAQSHLMVSNRKPKPLSCVALSNDASVAAAGESGHQPTVLIWDLTTLSLLCELKGHQYGVACMALSSAGKHLISAGFSREGCICLWDLQRKTLVAKVKESSLSSTVTSIAFSSDAKFFLTAGENNLKYWKIAWSARSRASIRSATLTMHKKLDLGHCKDGSFVAVASPCKTSHSSVNHIQAGELPFYVLTNKGILCSIYPGSSIIKSVELQVEKCFTLSTSYSFIACGCNNGVVKLFSNNPLKYAGSLCYTEARRCRGSNVADCKTDIEEVELQNQLKLPDAIACQFSTLDKLVVIYDDHSLYIWDIRDVHKATRCCVLVSHSGCIWGVQNVPCENMHVPSLSCAVKGCSGGLSFATCSTDGTIRLWDLALQPASSKNSLPIDTENVSTETTCLVSAGIFERDAVAFGAPSPGFHSMAVSSDGKHLAAGDSRGNLHVFNLYTYDYTFIQDAHDTEIISLSFNLESWKSIVPIEDSESRVFLASGARDGTVHLFDVDRNFNLIGSIECHSSAVTAVKVASDGSQILSCGADRSLVLHNVSVSNMDYDISLCHRISTSSTIYDMDVDSQMKVALTVGQDKKIRAFNIQSGGLVKSFKQNEDIGDPIKVTTDGSCSYLACSYSYGCICIYDYITGEMVARATGHGDLVTGVVFLSDCKHLVSVAADGCIFVWRLPALLTSRMLQRTNELLFQYSLENINQPMAMNHIKSYRVDDKLESYREEIRANENQNQNCEELFFEPSISPESAAFRFSISRLPKWARSKVIIKNSISADIDSNSSKIGPQKLASLVESNLLQDSTCLESISPSKKGGKNFSGTLSTSSSETDSIPGSPSPQQTLRHGMDARWLTIHTVCMGLLDSPENNDAIKGVIVSGTSTNIPSQDQVMATTQASKRMKLSHTKDAPFEENKDLDTIEPYFCHADDIPKTSENLQVMKADTDAVTSVAYSRENDFFEVNFGSLSAQMKTDRRKSSARSSYFSRFLVRRDLLEGRKISADKQARDSARGYLLDTKEPTTNFMASKPSTSLLHGFHMPDSGKQANILDSGNRSPTMLRLISDIPQTYPVEIPARITGSEIPLKTNAMGIKEEKCDAGELELDEVVTVSLCENALQDLESAAENALQSFSKLANFNIGKEKLKGMKFLSCTDQAAVRIPSIARKVEAIAKLLRPASNLSN, via the exons ATGAACGCGAAACGAAATCGAAAGTATAAGAAGCCGCACACGCCTCCGAATGTTTGTTCT TTGTTTCTGGAGGAAGTAATTGGATTAACTGTCAAAAATGGGAACGGTCTGGCATCGAGCGTTTCGAGTTCAAAATTCGCCTACGTCGCAGGTTGTGTTGTGGTCCTGTATGACCTCGATTCTGGAGCTCAATCTCACCTCATGGTGTCTAATCGAAAGCCAAAACCGTTGAGCTGTGTCGCTTTATCCAATGATGCAAGTGTTGCTGCAGCTGGAGAG TCAGGTCATCAACCTACAGTGCTAATATGGGATCTCACGACCTTATCTCTTTTATGTGAACTAAAAGGCCATCAGTATGGCGTGGCATGCATGGCTCTTTCATCTGCTG GTAAACACCTAATCTCTGCTGGATTTTCTCGTGAAGGATGTATCTGTCTCTGGGATTTGCAGAGAAAAACTCTAGTCGCAAAAGTAAAAGAATCTTCACTTTCTTCTACTGTTACATCCATTGCCTTTTCATCAGATGCAAAATTCTTCCTCACTGCTGGAGAGAATAACTTGAAGTACTGGAAAATTGCCTGGTCTGCACGATCTCGTGCAAGTATTAGATCTGCGACATTGACCATGCATAAGAAACTTGATCTTGGCCATTGCAAGGATGGGTCATTTGTTGCTGTTGCATCTCCCTGCAAGACCAGTCATAGCTCTGTAAATCATATTCAGGCTGGTGAACTACCTTTCTATGTTTTAACAAATAAAG GAATTTTATGCAGCATTTATCCTGGTTCATCAATCATCAAATCTGTGGAATTACAG GTTGAGAAATGTTTTACACTGTCGACATCCTACAGTTTCATTGCCTGTGGATGCAACAACGGAGTTGTGAAATTATTTAGCAACAATCCTCTTAAATATGCTGGCAGCCTTTGTTACACTGAAGCCAGAAGATGCAGAGGGTCAAATGTTGCGGACTGCAAAACAGATATTGAAGAAGTTGAACTCCAAAATCAGCTCAAACTTCCAGATGCCATTGCTTGTCAATTTTCAACTTTGGATAAGCTTG TGGTAATTTATGATGACCATAGCCTTTACATATGGGATATCCGCGACGTACACAAG GCTACTAGGTGTTGTGTTCTGGTCTCACACAGCGGATGCATATGGGGAGTACAAAATGTTCCATGCGAAAATATGCATGTTCCTTCTCTCTCATGTGCTGTTAAAGGATGCTCTGGTGGATTATCTTTTGCAACATGCTCGACCGACGGCACTATTAGGTTGTGGGATCTTGCACTGCAACCTGCCTCGTCAAAAAACAGTTTGCCTATTGACACAGAAAATGTCTCCACGGAAACCACGTGCTTGG TGAGTGCTGGAATTTTTGAACGTGATGCTGTAGCATTCGGTGCCCCCTCTCCAGGGTTCCATTCAATGGCAGTTAGTTCAGACGGAAAGCACCTGGCAGCTGGTGATTCCCgaggaaatttacatgtctttaATTTGTACACTTATGATTATACCTTCATTCAG GATGCTCATGACACGGAAATCATTTCTTTGAGCTTTAATTTGGAAAGCTGGAAAAGCATCGTTCCAATAGAAGATTCAGAAAGTCGAGTATTCCTTGCCTCTGGGGCACGAGATGGAACAGTCCATCTATTCGATGTCGACAg GAATTTTAATCTTATTGGGAGTATTGAATGCCATTCATCTGCCGTTACTGCAGTAAAGGTAGCATCTGATGGTTCCCAAATTCTGAGTTGTGGTGCTGATAG GTCCCTTGTTCTTCATAATGTATCCGTGAGTAATATGGATTATGATATTTCTCTCTGCCACAGAATTTCAACTAGTTCAACTATTTATGATATGGATGTAGATTCTCAGATGAAGGTCGCTCTTACTGTGGGACAG GATAAGAAGATAAGAGCTTTTAATATCCAATCTGGAGGGCTTGTTAAGTCGTTTAAACAAAATGAAGACATTGGGGATCCAATAAAG GTAACTACTGATGGAAGCTGCAGTTATTTGGCTTGCTCTTATTCGTATGGTTGTATCTGCATATACGACTATATAACTGGGGAGATGGTAGCACGTGCAACAGGACATGGTGATCTCGTAACAGGCGTTGTCTTTTTATCTGACTGCAAGCATCTTGTTTCT GTTGCTGCTGATGGTTGTATATTTGTTTGGAGACTCCCAGCGCTTCTAACATCAAGGATGCTGCAACGAACGAATGAGTTACTTTTTCAGTATTCGCTAGAAAACATCAATCAGCCAATGGCCatgaatcatatcaaatcatatcgAGTGGATGACAAGTTGGAAAGCTACAGAGAAGAAATCCGTGCAAATGAAAATCAGAACCAAAATTGCGAGGAACTGTTTTTTGAACCAAGTATTAGCCCTGAAAGTGCAGCTTTTAGATTCAGCATATCTCGACTTCCGAAATGGGCACGATCTAAAGTTATAATTAAAAATTCTATATCTGCAGACATAGATTCCAATTCGTCCAAG ATTGGACCACAAAAGCTTGCTTCCTTGGTTGAGAGCAATTTATTACAAGATTCTACATGTCTTGAATCAATAAGTCCATCCAAAAAAGGTGGCAAGAATTTTTCTGGAACCTTGTCAACAAGTTCATCAGAGACAGATAGCATCCCAGGATCTCCAAGTCCTCAACAGACTTTAAG ACATGGAATGGATGCTCGCTGGTTAACCATTCATACAGTGTGCATGGGGTTATTAGATTCACCTGAAAATAATGATGCAATTAAGGGTGTGATTGTGTCTGGAACTTCAACAAACATCCCAT CCCAAGATCAAGTTATGGCTACAACTCAAGCTAGCAAGCGCATGAAGCTCTCACATACAAAGGATGCCCCTTTTGAGGAGAATAAAGATTTGGATACTATCGAGCCATATTTTTGCCACGCAGATGACATCCCCAAAACTTCAGAAAACCTTCAAGTGATGAAAGCTGATACAGATGCTGTTACCTCCGTGGCATATTCTCGAGAAAATGACTTCTTTGAAGTGAATTTTGGGAGCTTGTCTGCACAAATGAAG ACAGACAGAAGGAAGTCCTCGGCTAGAAGTAGCTACTTTTCCCGATTTCTTGTGCGAAGGGATCTTCTTGAAGGCAGAAAGATATCCGCTGACAAGCAGGCCCGGGATTCAGCTCGTGGATACCTGTTAGATACCAAAGAGCCTACTACAAATTTTATGGCATCGAAACCTTCAACGTCATTGCTTCATGGATTTCACATGCCAGATTCTGGGAAACAGGCGAATATATTG GATTCAGGAAATCGATCGCCTACCATGTTGAGGTTAATAAGTGATATTCCTCAAACTTATCCTGTCGAAATCCCTGCTAGGATTACAGGTTCTGAAATCCCACTGAAAACAAATGCCATGGGTATCAAAGAGGAAAAATGTGATGCTGGTGAACTCGAACTCGACGAAGTTGTAACCGTTAGTTTATGTGAAAATGCCTTGCAAGATTTGGAATCTGCAGCTGAGAATGCACTTCAGTCATTTTCCAAATTAGCAAACTTCAATATTGGGAAGGAAAAATTAAAGGGCATGAAGTTTCTGTCATGTACTGATCAAGCGGCTGTTAGGATTCCATCAAtagcaagaaaagttgaggcaatAGCCAAATTACTTCGGCCTGCCAGCAACTTATCCAATTAA